A single Stutzerimonas stutzeri DNA region contains:
- a CDS encoding sigma-54-dependent Fis family transcriptional regulator — protein MADPAQPISHQALVEDSWSRCERYGLSQLSMPSFGQPEEQEINALLDRQRSLVQTTQREVLPYYENILSNSSCLILLADSGGQLLESWGDRRFVEPAQRRGFKPGASWMERDTGTNAIGTALASGQAVHIQRDEHFLKANRYLSGAASPIFDAERRLIAVLDVSSDSYLPPSHTLGMVKMMSQSVENRLILNLFHDDYFQLTFNTGQDNLDSQWAGLLVFDESGLIVSANRRADNLLGVTLTRSRIDDLFGVPLLQLLNQPEDQPLPLRAMGRHRFQGLVRRPLTPRIRPRDLRTANRPERLIDLASIDQGDAQVRKLIHQARIMLEKDVPILLHGETGVGKEVVVRALHAASSRATAPLIAVNCAAIPGELIESELFGYEKGAFTGAHQKGSVGLIRKADRGVLFLDEIGDMPLSLQARLLRVLQDRSVQPLGGGEPFAVDFRLVCATNRSLRHEVQTGRFRQDLFYRVSGLSVELPPLRARRDKQALVQRLWEQHREPQQWAGLSAEVLRLFECHPWPGNIRQLSSVIKVALALAGDQPIRPEHLPDDFFMDMEGHPQARGCAESSPEIDEASPNTAAAHQPLRSQYEACRGNVSHLARHLGVSRNTLYKRLRAEGLWPG, from the coding sequence ATGGCCGACCCAGCCCAGCCCATCTCACATCAGGCTCTGGTAGAGGACTCCTGGAGTCGCTGCGAACGCTACGGGCTGAGTCAGCTCAGCATGCCCAGCTTCGGCCAGCCTGAAGAGCAGGAGATCAACGCCCTGCTGGACCGCCAACGCAGCCTGGTGCAGACCACCCAGCGCGAAGTCCTGCCGTACTACGAGAATATCCTTTCGAATTCGAGCTGCCTGATTCTCCTGGCCGACAGTGGCGGTCAGTTGCTGGAGTCCTGGGGTGATCGGCGCTTCGTCGAGCCGGCCCAGCGACGCGGTTTCAAGCCTGGCGCGAGCTGGATGGAACGTGACACCGGCACCAATGCGATCGGCACCGCCCTGGCCAGCGGTCAGGCCGTTCATATCCAGCGCGACGAGCATTTCCTGAAGGCGAACCGCTATCTGTCCGGTGCGGCGTCACCGATCTTCGACGCCGAGCGCCGGCTGATCGCGGTGCTCGATGTCTCCAGCGACAGCTATCTGCCGCCTTCGCATACCCTGGGCATGGTGAAGATGATGAGCCAGTCGGTGGAGAACCGGCTGATTCTCAACCTGTTCCATGACGACTATTTCCAGCTGACCTTCAACACCGGACAGGACAATCTCGACAGCCAGTGGGCCGGTTTGCTGGTATTCGATGAATCGGGGCTGATCGTCTCGGCCAACCGACGCGCGGACAACCTGCTCGGCGTAACGCTGACGCGCAGCCGCATCGACGATCTGTTCGGCGTCCCGCTGCTGCAGTTGCTCAATCAGCCGGAAGATCAGCCCCTGCCACTGCGCGCCATGGGCCGTCACCGCTTTCAGGGCCTGGTGCGACGGCCGCTAACCCCCCGCATCCGGCCGCGTGACTTGCGTACTGCAAACCGCCCGGAACGACTGATCGACCTGGCCAGCATCGACCAGGGCGATGCGCAGGTGCGCAAACTGATCCATCAAGCCCGGATCATGCTGGAAAAGGACGTCCCGATTCTGCTTCACGGTGAAACGGGCGTCGGCAAGGAAGTCGTGGTCAGGGCGTTGCACGCCGCCAGTTCACGCGCCACGGCACCGTTGATCGCCGTGAACTGCGCCGCGATTCCGGGCGAGCTGATCGAATCCGAACTGTTCGGCTATGAGAAGGGCGCCTTCACTGGAGCCCACCAGAAAGGTAGCGTGGGGCTGATCCGCAAGGCTGACCGAGGCGTACTGTTTCTCGACGAAATCGGTGACATGCCGCTGAGCCTTCAGGCCCGGCTGTTGCGCGTGTTGCAGGACCGTAGCGTCCAGCCACTCGGAGGCGGCGAGCCCTTTGCGGTCGATTTTCGCCTGGTCTGCGCGACGAACCGCTCGCTGCGCCATGAAGTCCAGACCGGCCGTTTTCGCCAGGACCTGTTCTACCGCGTCAGCGGCCTGAGCGTCGAGCTACCGCCACTGCGCGCCCGCCGCGACAAGCAGGCGCTGGTCCAACGTCTCTGGGAGCAGCATCGCGAGCCCCAGCAATGGGCGGGTCTAAGTGCCGAGGTGCTGCGGCTGTTCGAGTGTCATCCCTGGCCAGGCAACATCCGTCAACTGAGCAGCGTGATCAAGGTCGCCCTGGCCCTGGCGGGTGATCAGCCGATACGCCCCGAGCACCTGCCAGACGATTTTTTCATGGATATGGAAGGCCATCCGCAAGCGCGCGGGTGCGCAGAATCATCGCCTGAGATCGACGAGGCGTCGCCGAACACAGCGGCGGCTCACCAGCCGCTCCGATCACAGTACGAGGCTTGTCGCGGCAACGTTTCACACCTGGCAAGGCATCTGGGCGTCAGCCGCAACACCCTCTATAAACGCTTGCGCGCCGAAGGGTTGTGGCCGGGTTGA
- the cysS gene encoding cysteine--tRNA ligase encodes MALSIYNTLSKTKEPLKPLMDNQVRMYVCGMTVYDFCHIGHARVMVAFDVVSRWLRQRGYALTYVRNITDIDDKIIRRAQENGESFEALTGRMIAAMHEDEARLNVLRPDIEPRATEHIAGMHGMIQTLIDKGFAYAPGNGDVYYRVGKFVGYGKLSRRKIEDLKIGARIEVDEAKEDPLDFVLWKAAKPGEPSWESPWGAGRPGWHIECSVMSTCCLGETFDIHGGGPDLVFPHHENEIAQSEAATGKRYANSWMHAGAVRVDGEKMSKSLGNFFTIREVLEKYQPEVVRYLLVSSHYRSPINYSEDSLKEARGALERFYTALRGLPEVPAEGGETFVARFGEAMDDDFNSPEACAVMFEMVREINRLRDTDIPAAAALAARLKELAGVLGVLQMEPDAFLQAGAEGKVDAAQVEALIAARLQARAEKNWAESDRIRDQLTDMGVVLEDGKGGTTWRLGE; translated from the coding sequence ATGGCGTTGTCGATCTACAACACGCTGAGCAAGACCAAGGAACCGCTCAAGCCGCTGATGGACAATCAGGTGCGCATGTACGTCTGCGGCATGACGGTCTATGACTTCTGCCACATCGGCCATGCGCGGGTCATGGTGGCGTTCGACGTCGTCTCGCGCTGGTTGCGCCAGCGCGGTTACGCGCTGACCTATGTGCGTAACATCACCGATATCGACGACAAGATCATCCGTCGTGCTCAGGAAAACGGCGAGTCCTTCGAGGCCCTGACCGGGCGCATGATTGCCGCGATGCATGAAGACGAGGCGCGGCTCAACGTGCTGCGTCCGGATATCGAACCGCGCGCTACCGAGCACATCGCCGGTATGCACGGCATGATCCAGACCCTGATCGACAAGGGTTTCGCCTATGCGCCGGGCAATGGCGACGTCTATTACCGGGTCGGCAAGTTCGTCGGGTACGGCAAGCTCTCGCGGCGCAAGATCGAAGATTTGAAGATCGGTGCGCGTATCGAAGTCGACGAAGCCAAGGAAGACCCGCTGGACTTCGTGCTCTGGAAAGCCGCCAAGCCGGGCGAGCCAAGCTGGGAGTCGCCCTGGGGCGCAGGGCGGCCGGGCTGGCATATCGAATGCTCGGTGATGTCCACCTGTTGCCTGGGCGAGACCTTCGACATCCACGGCGGCGGCCCGGACCTGGTGTTCCCGCACCATGAGAACGAGATCGCGCAGAGCGAAGCGGCGACCGGCAAGCGCTACGCCAATAGCTGGATGCACGCCGGCGCGGTACGTGTCGATGGGGAAAAGATGTCCAAATCGCTGGGCAACTTCTTCACCATTCGCGAGGTATTGGAAAAGTACCAGCCCGAAGTGGTGCGCTACCTGTTGGTGTCGAGCCACTATCGCAGCCCGATCAATTATTCCGAAGACAGCCTGAAAGAAGCCCGGGGCGCGCTCGAACGCTTCTATACCGCACTGCGGGGCTTGCCTGAGGTGCCCGCCGAGGGCGGCGAAACGTTCGTCGCTCGCTTCGGCGAGGCCATGGATGACGATTTCAATTCACCCGAAGCCTGTGCGGTCATGTTCGAGATGGTCCGCGAGATCAATCGCCTGCGTGACACGGACATTCCGGCTGCTGCTGCGCTGGCGGCCCGGCTGAAAGAGCTGGCCGGCGTGCTTGGCGTGTTGCAGATGGAGCCTGACGCGTTCCTGCAGGCCGGTGCCGAGGGCAAGGTCGATGCTGCGCAAGTAGAGGCGCTGATTGCCGCGCGTCTGCAGGCGCGTGCCGAGAAGAACTGGGCAGAGTCCGACCGCATTCGCGATCAACTGACTGACATGGGTGTGGTGTTGGAGGATGGCAAAGGCGGCACGACGTGGCGCCTCGGCGAGTAA